AAAAACGGGTCAGCCGCGCTTTGGACAAATTGCGAGAACTGCTGCTGCAACGCCGTGTGAACCTCAGTGCCGCTTTACTCGGAACACTGCTGGCGGGAAAAGCCGTTAGTGCGGCGCCCGCCGGCTTGAGCGCGCTTGTTTCACGAAACGCCCTGGCAGGCGCAGCAGTTGCTGGAATCGGTCTTGGACTGGGCAATCTTTCGATCTCGCTATGGACCAAGCTGAGCGTCGGTGCCATCGTGCTCACAGCCGCAGTGTGGCTGGCGGTCTCCTACTCTTCCAGTTTCTCCGCTGGCCCGGCGCGCCAAGGGATCGCCACTGCAACGTTTGAAACTGCTGCTGTCGAGGCTGTCGCCGCGGCGAATGTTCCCGTCGCGGCGGCGCAACCCTCCGAAGGGACCAAAGCCCCAGCGGATCGGCTTGTGCTAACCATTGTAGCCGACGACGTCTCGCGTCCGATCCCAAACGTCGAATTCGACTTTTGGGTTTGGGAAGGTGAGTCCGCCGATCGCAAGCGGCTGCGCGCTGCGCGCAACGGGCAATGCGAAGTTCCATTCAACCGGACCCGCGTTAAACGATTGATTCTCGCCAGCGAAATCGACGGGTTTGTCAATACGCGCCTTGAATGGCGGCCCGAGCGCGGAGAAAGCATCCCGCAAGAATATACGCTGCGTCTGCAACGCGCGGTCGCAATTGGCGGGCGGGTTCTGGACGCGGACGGCCAGCCAGTTGAGGACGCTGAAGTAGGATTCAATAATCGCCCGGATATCTCCGCCGAGACCTGGCCACAGTGCGATAACTTCGGCTGGCCGTTCTGGGAGACCGCCCGAACGGATGCCAAAGGCGAGTGGGCCATCCATCGAATTGGAAAACAGGCGCTTCGAACCATTGACGGCAGCGCGAGCCATCTTGAACACGGGGCTGCCGATCGGCTCGACGTGAACCGCAGTCCCGAAGCTGCGGATCAACTGCTGGCGCGTAACTGGACGTTCAAGCTTGGTCGGGCGGTGGTAGCTCGCGGTCTCGTGCTCGACGCCGCCGGGACTCCTGTGTCGGAAGCTCGCATCCTAGTCGGACGCGTGGGCGAAAGCGGCCGTCGAACAGGGAAAACTTCATCTGATGGCAGCTTTGCAATCAAAGGGTGCAAACCCGGCACAAACATTCTCAGTGCGGAGGCTGATGGCTTTGCGGCGACAACGTTGGAAGCCGATCTTTCGAACGATTCTTCGCCGATTTCAATCACGCTTCGGACGGGTGCAGTGCTCCGGTTGAGAGTTGTGGACGTGAATGACGCGCCGATTCGTGAAGCAAGCGTTTGGTTGGATTGGATTCACGATTGGCACCTACCGGGAACGCGGCCGGTGACACAAGTGGACTTTAACCGTAACACGGATTCAGACGGTCGCCTTGAATGGCTTAGCGCGCCGCCGGATGAGGAACTCAGGCTGAGCGTCCGCGCAAAAGGGCATATGAATCGAGAGGTGTTCGACACCTGTTTTCAATTCGCACCGGCGGCTCCGAAGATATTTCCGGAACCCGCGCGTTTGTGACAACGGTGCGGAAACACAAGTTCGTGAAACTACAACATCCCTCCAACTCCGTGCCATGGCGATACCAGATCGATCTCACTTATTTATGGAAGTACACCCTAGGCTTCCCCATCTCCTTCTCTGGCCTTGTGACAGCAAGGGTTGTTGTTTCCTGTACTTGCTGTGGGAACACCGGAGGACAAGAGAACAACTGCAGAGAATACCCTCCACCTCCAAACTACTTGACGTGGCTACATCAGGGAAACACGCTGCAGAACATTCCGACCGGTCAGGTGATTTGTCGGCGATTGTTGCAGCTGACGGAGCATTTCCACTGCTGTGATTCGGTCGCGGGTGCTACCTCATTGCTGGCGTGAATTCGGGGATTGCTCCCCGAGTCGTTGGGCACACTTTATGGATCCACAGGACACAACGGAGTCTCTCCTGCTGCCGGAACAAGGCGCACAGGTTCCTACTCTGTTCCGGATTCTTGCAGTGTGTTTGGGGACAGCTGTCGCGCTATACGCGGGTGGGGCATTGCTGTTGCTGCCGCTCGGTGGGGCATTTGCGGCAGGATTCATTTATAAAAAAGCGATTCCTTCCCGGCGATCGTTTATTCCCACCGCCGCCGTCGTGACCGGGCATATTGTATGGATGACCATCGGTGGCCTGCTCAGCGGAAATGCGGGCGCATCTGTTGCAGATGTCGCTGTCCTTTCGATTTTGACTGTCTGGCTTCTCGCGCGTCCTGGTCTGCCAGCGGTCATGGTGATGAGCTGTGCGGCGGCACTCCCAGTTGTATCATGTGCGGGGCAACTGTCGTCAGGGGAATGGGGCACATCGACTCACAAGGCATTGGTTCTCCATCTATCTCTCCATGCATGCACGCTATTCTTCGTGGTCATTGGCTACTTCGATCATCGGGGGGAAACGAAAAATGCGATGAAGATACCCAACTAGACGTCATCCCCACCCGCCAATAGAAGCGCTGCTTTGTGGAATCCCGGGAACAATTGCACCCGAAACCGCACGTGTCCCGACCGGCTGTATCGCCGGCTTCCAGCCTGCAGGGCGTGGATGACGCCCGGCAGGTTGGGAAGCCTGCGACACAGCAGACTTGGAAGTCCGCGCTACGGTTGAGTCCGTACCCCGCTGCTGCGCTTCTCCGAACGCGCCGCTTTTAGGCTGTGCAGCACAGGAACTTGGAAACTCGTTTGCTCAGTGGCCATACTTCCCGGTGCCGTCGCATCGCCGACAGTCCTCGACGACGGGCGTTGCAATTCCAATGGTTCCCAAGCCGTAGCAGATCGGGCATAGTCCACTTCGCGTGGGAGCCGCTCCCGATCCCCAGCAGGTGGAGCATTTGTTGTTGGTGCTCGATACGTTTTTGCCCTTGCCTTCACATTCCGGGCAAAGACCACGATCCCTGAGGTCTTGTGCTTTCTTTTCCTGAGCTACCGCAACAAGAGCCAGGAATCCGACAAACGCCTGCACCGCTTCCTTCGCTTTGGCCTCGCGCTGTCCCTGCAGCTCGGCTACGCGGCGTGCGTGAATCTTTCGCTGGACCGCCACGGCTTCCGAGAAAACAGGGTGGGCAGCATCGGAGAACAAACCGGAATAAATGAGCCATTGCACACCATTTTGTTGGGGCACGGTTCCGCCGGAATCCGCCGTGAGCGGCAGTCGAAGTGTCTGCAGTTGTTGATCTCTCATGGAGCGGAAATCCAAAATGAACTGTCGCATTTGCGGGGAAAAGTAGTCTTGGCGCTTTTCGTATTGCAGGGACTGGATCCGCTTTTCGGACTCAAAAGCGATGCTGTGGAATCTTTGCAATCCCCGCAGATCGTGCGGAGTCGATTGAAGTTCAGCAGTTTTTTCCGCGAGGAAGACATGAAGAATCCGTTCCGCTTCGGCGACCTTGCGGTCGCGCTCCACAATGATCTGTTTTTGCGTATAGGCCAGCCGATCGACGGGGCTCATCTGCCGGACGCGCCAGGAATTCAGTGCCTCTTGATTCGCGCACCCCACGAAAAGGGCTGACACTGCGGCAGCAAGCAAACTCACGAGTATCGCTGGTAGTTGCATTGAGGATTGGGGTTGGGTTGAGGCTCACACTATGGTGAATCAGTTCCGAAGTCACGAAAGGTTCACAACGGCAGGTGAAGCAGCAGCGAACATGATTGCACATTGATTAGATCGCTTTCCCATCGGATGTGCAGGGGATAACAGAAACGATCTCGCCTGTGCGAGCCGAGAATGACCCGGACATATCCATGACGGACTCAAGCTCTACATGAAACCAATCCGGATCGGAGCACCGAAAAATCTTCAAGCCAAACAGAATGTTGCCAGACTTGAATGAGTCCATCTGAGCATCGTGAAGCTCCGCAAAGCAAATTGAACACGAAGCTTAACCACGGATGAACGGTAAAGTAGGGGCGGGGATTAACCCGCTCCCCTCGTCAAACCGTACGAAGAGTTTTCCACTATGCGGCTTTCCAACAAGCGCTTTATCGCAGGCATTCGCCCCCACCCACGCTTCGGTTCTGATTTCACAACGGCTGTGGTCCAAGTCGCTTCAGATACTGGGATGACGCGGGAGAAGGGCATTCCGACCTTGAAGGATCGGGTGGTTTGCAGCCTGGTTCGTGGATTTGAAGACAAGCGCATCGCAGCGCTTCAATGGCCTTAGCCAAGGGATGTTTGAGTTGCTGCAGTTGCTTCAATGCTTCGACGCGGCGCTGCTCGTCATGAGAGCATGAATGAACACCTGGTTTGCTGGGTATTGCGGGCGGTTCCAGTCGCACTCGCCTGATGTTCAAGTCTTCTTCGAAACGATCCGGTTGGAACAGGTTGGAGAGTTTCAAAACGCCGACGTTGCGCCGGCCTTCGCGGATTACCGTTGTCGCCGCCTCGACGCAGAATCAAGCGTTTAACCCTGCTCTTCCTTACCGAGAAGTTTTCCACGTGAAATTGGAGGGTATTAATGCTGTGCGCGCTGATAAACCCGTCCGAATGCCTTGCTGGTTTCGTGTGATTCGTGTGATTCGTGGTTACCCCTTTTTTGATTCAGTGTCGGCCTTGTCCCTGCCTTTAATTCGTGAAAATTAGCGCCATTCGCGTGAATCCGTTTTCCCTTCTGAATCCGCGTTCATCGGTGTTCATCCGTGGATAAACACGCAGCCGTAAGCCCTTCGACTTCTCTCCTGTTAAACTGCCTCCAGATGCCGCCGTAACGCTGCCAGCGCCTTGGCGCGATGACTCAAGCCGTTTTTGGCGTCCTCCCCAAGTTCAGCAAAAGATCGATCAAACCCTTCAGGCACAAAGAGTGGGTCGTACCCAAAACCCCCTGCCCCGCTCGGCCCCGCCGCGATCCAGCCTTCGCACGTGCCTTCGAACAACTCCGTCTGCAATTCCGCCTCGCGGCTTTCGCAAACCGGCGACGCCCCTGTCGCGCCGGAGCCCGGCAGCGGGGTCAGTGCTATGACACAGCGGAAGCGTGCACTGCGCTTTTCACGTGGAACATCCTGCAGCAGCCGCAAAAGCTTCGCGTTGTTTTCGCCATCCGTTGAATTCCCTTCCCTCCCCGAATCCACGGCCGCAAACCGCGCGGAATGCACCCCTGGCGCCCCTTGCAGCGCGTCCACTTCCAGCCCCGAGTCATCCGCGAGAACAAAAAAATTCTCAATGCTTCGCATTGCAGCCGCTCCCGTCCGCGACAGCCATTCCGCCAACGCGACGGCCTTGAGCGTCGCGTTCCCAGCAAAGCTGTTCGCGTCCTCCTTCACCGTCGGGGCCTCTGGAAAATCGTTCAACGTCAGACACGAAATCGAGCTTCCCAGGATGGTGCGAATCTCCTCCACCTTGTGCGCATTGCGGGTGGCCAGCAGAAAAGTGATGGCTTTGGAATTCGCGGCACGCATCAGACGTACAACGCCGACCGCAACTCGCGCGCCATCAAACTCATGAACGGATACCGCTTCTCAGGCTCGTTCTCGAGGCACTTC
Above is a window of Verrucomicrobiia bacterium DNA encoding:
- a CDS encoding non-canonical purine NTP pyrophosphatase, which produces MRAANSKAITFLLATRNAHKVEEIRTILGSSISCLTLNDFPEAPTVKEDANSFAGNATLKAVALAEWLSRTGAAAMRSIENFFVLADDSGLEVDALQGAPGVHSARFAAVDSGREGNSTDGENNAKLLRLLQDVPREKRSARFRCVIALTPLPGSGATGASPVCESREAELQTELFEGTCEGWIAAGPSGAGGFGYDPLFVPEGFDRSFAELGEDAKNGLSHRAKALAALRRHLEAV
- a CDS encoding sigma-70 family RNA polymerase sigma factor; the encoded protein is MSTTESNSLLQAYAERGDETAFRELVDRYADLVYSAALRRLNGNATEALDVTQTVFTDLARKARSVQNADCLGGWLYRHTGFVASTMVRTKQRRQLREREAAQMNAPDESTDTLWQELAGQLDASIDELDPTDRRAILLRFFERRDFRSVGTALGLTDDAAQKRVSRALDKLRELLLQRRVNLSAALLGTLLAGKAVSAAPAGLSALVSRNALAGAAVAGIGLGLGNLSISLWTKLSVGAIVLTAAVWLAVSYSSSFSAGPARQGIATATFETAAVEAVAAANVPVAAAQPSEGTKAPADRLVLTIVADDVSRPIPNVEFDFWVWEGESADRKRLRAARNGQCEVPFNRTRVKRLILASEIDGFVNTRLEWRPERGESIPQEYTLRLQRAVAIGGRVLDADGQPVEDAEVGFNNRPDISAETWPQCDNFGWPFWETARTDAKGEWAIHRIGKQALRTIDGSASHLEHGAADRLDVNRSPEAADQLLARNWTFKLGRAVVARGLVLDAAGTPVSEARILVGRVGESGRRTGKTSSDGSFAIKGCKPGTNILSAEADGFAATTLEADLSNDSSPISITLRTGAVLRLRVVDVNDAPIREASVWLDWIHDWHLPGTRPVTQVDFNRNTDSDGRLEWLSAPPDEELRLSVRAKGHMNREVFDTCFQFAPAAPKIFPEPARL